From the Streptomyces sp. Sge12 genome, the window AGCGCACTCAGCCGGGAGGACGCCGAGCACCTGGCGGCGGTGGCCTCGGGCTTCCACAGCCTGGCCAAGGGCGCGGGCCGGCACTTCCACGCCGGGGGCGTGCGCCAGACGATGGTCGAGATGGACGAGGGCTTCCTCTTCGTCGCGGCCGCCGGCGACGGCTCCTGCCTGGCGGTGCTCAGCGCCGCCAGCGCCGACATCGGCCTGATCGCCTACGAGATGGCCCGGCTGGTGAAGAGGGTCGGCGAGCACCTCTACACCCCGCCCCGGTTCGCGGCGCGGCCGCCGGCCGCCGGCTGAGCGCGGCGGTCCGGCACATGAACGGCCAGTGGTACGACGCCGAAGCGGGCCCGCTCGTCCGTCCGTACGCCATGACCGGCGGGCGTACCAAGCCGGGACCCCACGGGGTCCGCTTCGACCTGATCGCGCTGGTCGCGGTCGACCCGCAGGGCGCGGACGCGGCGGCCGAGTCCCTGATGGGCCCCGAACACCGGGCGCTGCTCGGGCTCTGCCGCTCCGAGACCCAGTCGGTGGCCGAACTCGCCGCGGACGCCGACCTGCCCGTGGGCGTGGTGCGGGTGCTCCTCGGCGACCTGCTGGAGGGCGGCCACGTGAGGGTCAGCCGGCCCGTGCCGCCCGCACAACTGCCGGACGAGCGGATTCTGCGTGAAGTCATCGAGGGATTGCGAGCGCTTTGATGGGACAGCATGACGACCGGACTGCCGGAGCGGCGCCGGATGTGGACACCGGCCCCGGGGAGGATCCCGAACTGGCGGCACTCGCGCTGAAGATCCTGGTGGCGGGCGGGTTCGGGGTGGGCAAGACCACGCTGGTCGGCGCGGTCAGCGAGATCCGGCCGCTGCGGACGGAGGAGGTGCTGAGCGAGGCCGGCGAACTGGTCGACGACACGGGCGGCGTGGACCAGAAGACGACCACGACCGTGGCCATGGACTTCGGCCGGATCACCATCCGGTCCGGTCTGTCGCTGTACCTGTTCGGCACCCCGGGGCAGGACCGGTTCTGGTTCCTGTGGGACGAGCTGTCGCAGGGCGCGCTGGGGGCGGTGGTGCTCGCCGACACGCGGCGGCTGGAGGACTGCTTCCCGGCGGTGGACTACTTCGAGCACCGGCGCATCCCGTTCGTCGTGGCCGTGAACTGCTTCACGGACGCACGGCGGTACGGGGCGCACGACGTGTCACGGGCACTGGACCTGGAGCAGGGCACACCCGTGGTGCTGTGTGACGCGCGGGACCGGGACTCGGGGAAGGAAGTCCTGATCAGGCTGGTCGAGTACGCCGGGCGGGTGCACACCGCCCGGCTGTTGGACTCGGTGGAGCCGCAGGCCGACTCCGTGTGAACCGGCCCGGTCCGGCGGGGCCGGTGTCAGTCGGCGACGTCGGCGAGCGCGATCACCTTGGTGATCGGGACCCTGACGAGGAGTTCGGTCGGGACGGCGTTGCGGCGGCCGAAGGCCTCGCCGTGCTCCTCGCCCATGTAGCGGGCGCCGATCCGGGTGGCCCAGGTGAGCATGGCGTCCGCGTCGTCGCCGTACTCGCTGATCTCGGCGCGGCCCTGGAGGACGACGAAGGAGAAGGGCGGCCGGTCGTCGTCCACGCAGAGCGCGACCCGGCCGTCACGGGCGAGGTTGCGCCCCTTGACGGTGTCCTTTCCGGTGTTGAAAACGAAGGAATCGCCATCGAGTACGAACCAGATGGGAGCGATGTGCGGGCTCCCGTCGGCGGACACGGTGGAGAGCTTTCCGGTGCGGGTGGAGTGGGAGACGAAAGCCCGCCATTCCTCTTGAGTCATCTTCTTCGCCATGGGGACATCCTCCTTGCCCGAAAGGCGCTGGTGGGGAAGGCTTGCGGCACGAGTACGCGGGGTGGGGCGCGACGGCCAACCGGCCGGCGTCGACGGGGAGGGGCTGGGAATGGCACTGGACAAGCAACTGGACTGGCTGCTGGACGACCTGACGCGCAGGGTCCAGCAGGTGCGGCACGCGGTGGTGCTGTCCAACGACGGCCTGGTCACGGGGGCGAGTGCGGGGCTGGCGCGGGAGGACGCGGAGCACCTGGCGGCCGTCGCGGCGGGACTGCAGAGCCTCGCGAAGGGGTCGGGGCGGCACTTCCGGGCCGGTGAGGTGCGCCAGACGATGGTCGAGTACGACGAGGGGGTGCTCTTCGTCATGGCGGCGGGCGCCGGCAGCAGCCTGTGCGTGCTGAGCGCCGCCGAGGCGGACATCGGTCAGGTCGCGTACGAGATGACGCTGCTGGTCAACCGGGTGGGCGAGCACCTGGGAGTGGCGGAACGGCGCATCACCGGCGGCTGAGGCGGCTGATCCGGCCGGCGCGGCTGGTACGGGGGGGGGTGTTCGCGCGAGGTTTTCCACAGGCCTCGCGAGGTGTCGTCACGTTCGGTTACGGTCTTCACACAGAGTAATTGCTGCTCGTGGGGGAGGACCGTGATGACGATGCAGACAGGGACCGTGCTGCGGGACGGCGTGGCCGACGCAGCTGCGGACGTGCTGGTGGGCGGCGTGCAGGCCGCCGGTGAACTGGGCCTGAGCCGAAGCGAGTTCGCCAGGGCCGTCCAATTGGGGATCGTGCGGCCCGGGCCGCGGGCGCTCGGCGGCGCCGCGCGCTACGCACGGGCCGAGCTGGACCGCGTCAGGTCGGCGGCGGGCCCGCCGGAGGCACTGCGCGAGCGGGTCGAGACGGTGGCCGGGGCGCAGGCCGCGGCCGAGGTGGTGGGAGTCGGCCCGAGCCGCTTCACCCGGCTCGCACGCTGCGGCCACGTGACACCCGTCGGCTACCGGATCAACCGGTACCGGGCGGTGGTGTGGCTCTATCTGACCGCAGAGCTACGGGGCTTCGCCGCACGGGACCCGGGGATGCTGCGCGGGGTCGCGCCCCCGGCGGACCGGGAGTTGATGGCGGCCGGGGCGGATCTGCGCCCGCGCACGTGGCGCGGCCGGCACGTCGGGCTGCTGCTGCGGCGAACCGTCGACCCCTGGGAGCGCGCCGCCGTGCTGGCCTGGGTGCTTCCCGAGGACGAGCTGCGCGAGGCCGTGCCCGACCCGGCGGAGCGGATCGTGCTGGCCGCCCTCGCCCCGCCCCCGCCGTACGGGCACCCACAGGTTCCGGCAGCCGCGGCGGTGGCGCTGCGGCTGCTGAAGGCCGGGCCGCCGGACGAGATCCACTGGTACCGCACCAGTCTCGACTTCGCCCTCACGGGGGCGCGGGATCAGTCGAAGTCGACGGGGGAGAGGGGGCCGACGTAGACCCAGGCCCCGGCCTCGCGGGAAAAGCTGCTGTGCTCGTGCAGCGAGCCGGTGTGCCGCCCCTCGCGGTAGTGGGCGCGGAACTCCACCGAGCCCTCCGTCTCGAACATCCCGCCGCGCTCGGTCGCCAGGATCTCCAGCCGCTCCCAGCGCTGTTCGGAATCCAGATCGAGGCGGGCCGGACGGGTGGAGGGGTGCCAGGAGCGCAGCAGGTAGGCGGTGTCGCCGACAGCGAAGGCGCTGAACCGGGAACGCATCAGCAGCTCGGCGGTGGGGGCCGACCCGGCACCGGAGTGGAAGCGGCCGCAGCACTCGGGGTAGGCGGCGGGCAGTCCGCAGGGGCAGGGGAGGGCAGGGGTGGGCATGGGTGTGCTCAGTTCTCCGGAGTGGGCTCGGACTGCCGGTCCGGCTGGGCCGGCCGGGACGGCTTGGCGGGGTAGGGACGGAAGAGCCCCTCCTGGACCAC encodes:
- a CDS encoding roadblock/LC7 domain-containing protein; translated protein: MALDKQLDWLLDDLTRRVQQVRHAVVLSNDGLVTGASAGLAREDAEHLAAVAAGLQSLAKGSGRHFRAGEVRQTMVEYDEGVLFVMAAGAGSSLCVLSAAEADIGQVAYEMTLLVNRVGEHLGVAERRITGG
- a CDS encoding PPOX class F420-dependent oxidoreductase — its product is MAKKMTQEEWRAFVSHSTRTGKLSTVSADGSPHIAPIWFVLDGDSFVFNTGKDTVKGRNLARDGRVALCVDDDRPPFSFVVLQGRAEISEYGDDADAMLTWATRIGARYMGEEHGEAFGRRNAVPTELLVRVPITKVIALADVAD
- a CDS encoding GTP-binding protein; amino-acid sequence: MMGQHDDRTAGAAPDVDTGPGEDPELAALALKILVAGGFGVGKTTLVGAVSEIRPLRTEEVLSEAGELVDDTGGVDQKTTTTVAMDFGRITIRSGLSLYLFGTPGQDRFWFLWDELSQGALGAVVLADTRRLEDCFPAVDYFEHRRIPFVVAVNCFTDARRYGAHDVSRALDLEQGTPVVLCDARDRDSGKEVLIRLVEYAGRVHTARLLDSVEPQADSV
- a CDS encoding roadblock/LC7 domain-containing protein, encoding MIEHQRIGLDGGRRSGELDWLLDDLVHRVREVRHAVVLSNDGLAVGASSALSREDAEHLAAVASGFHSLAKGAGRHFHAGGVRQTMVEMDEGFLFVAAAGDGSCLAVLSAASADIGLIAYEMARLVKRVGEHLYTPPRFAARPPAAG
- a CDS encoding YchJ family protein; amino-acid sequence: MPTPALPCPCGLPAAYPECCGRFHSGAGSAPTAELLMRSRFSAFAVGDTAYLLRSWHPSTRPARLDLDSEQRWERLEILATERGGMFETEGSVEFRAHYREGRHTGSLHEHSSFSREAGAWVYVGPLSPVDFD
- a CDS encoding DUF742 domain-containing protein; this encodes MNGQWYDAEAGPLVRPYAMTGGRTKPGPHGVRFDLIALVAVDPQGADAAAESLMGPEHRALLGLCRSETQSVAELAADADLPVGVVRVLLGDLLEGGHVRVSRPVPPAQLPDERILREVIEGLRAL
- a CDS encoding DUF6397 family protein; protein product: MTMQTGTVLRDGVADAAADVLVGGVQAAGELGLSRSEFARAVQLGIVRPGPRALGGAARYARAELDRVRSAAGPPEALRERVETVAGAQAAAEVVGVGPSRFTRLARCGHVTPVGYRINRYRAVVWLYLTAELRGFAARDPGMLRGVAPPADRELMAAGADLRPRTWRGRHVGLLLRRTVDPWERAAVLAWVLPEDELREAVPDPAERIVLAALAPPPPYGHPQVPAAAAVALRLLKAGPPDEIHWYRTSLDFALTGARDQSKSTGERGPT